A region from the Vicia villosa cultivar HV-30 ecotype Madison, WI linkage group LG3, Vvil1.0, whole genome shotgun sequence genome encodes:
- the LOC131655290 gene encoding uncharacterized protein LOC131655290 — protein sequence MDTKQGLFSTLKDDLMKGLLPASTSSPISSLLRRRKKDHVPPLVEAMSPLKEGPEETECSFSVSSSSDLRLLLGVLAAPLAPLRVSITDPFPHLAIKDIPIETSSAQYILQQYIAASGGLKLQESVYNAYAMGKVRMIASEFETANKLVRTRNPSKAAQSGGFVLWQMKPDMWYVELSLGGSKVHAGCNGKLVWRHTPWLGPHAAKGPPRPLRRALQGLDPRTTASMFINSRCVGEKKINGEDCFILKICSDPSMLKSRSQGSAEIIRHVLLGHFSQKTGLLIHLEDSHLTRIQNNGGDAVYWETTINSFLDDYRPVEGIMIAHSGRSHVTLFKFGETAMSHTKTRMEEAWIIEEVAFNVPGLSMDCFIPPAELRFASVTETCEE from the exons ATGGACACAAAACAAGGGTTGTTCTCCACACTGAAAGACGACTTAATGAAAGGCCTGTTACCGGCGAGCACTAGTTCTCCGATTTCAAGTTTACTCCGGCGGAGGAAGAAAGACCATGTTCCTCCACTGGTTGAAGCAATGTCCCCGTTGAAAGAGGGTCCGGAGGAAACAGAATGTAGCTTCTCTGTTTCCTCCTCTTCCGATCTCAGGCTGCTGCTTGGTGTCCTGGCTGCACCTCTGGCTCCTCTCCGTGTCAGCATCACCGACCCCTTTCCTCACCTTGCTATCAAAGACATTCCCATT GAAACATCTTCTGCTCAGTATATATTGCAGCAGTACATAGCTGCTTCAGGAGGATTGAAGCTTCAAGAATCTGTTTACAATGCTTATGCAATGGGAAAAGTGAGGATGATTGCTTCCGAGTTTGAAACGGCTAACAAGCTCGTGCGTACGCGGAACCCCTCTAAAGCTGCACAATCGGGTGGGTTTGTCTTGTGGCAGATGAAGCCTGACATGTGGTATGTTGAGCTTTCTCTTGGTGGAAGCAAGGTCCATGCAGGTTGCAATGGGAAACTTGTGTGGCGGCATACTCCGTGGCTTGGTCCTCATGCAGCCAAAGGGCCGCCTAGGCCTCTAAGACGCGCTCTCCAG GGTCTTGATCCAAGAACAACTGCAAGTATGTTTATCAATTCGAGATGTGTTGGAGAGAAGAAGATAAATGGAGAGGACTGTTTCATTCTCAAAATATGTTCAGATCCATCCATGTTAAAATCGCGAAGCCAAGGTTCGGCAGAGATCATAAGACATGTTTTGCTAGGACATTTCAGTCAGAAAACAGGACTTCTTATTCACTTGGAAGACTCTCATTTGACTCGTATTCAGAACAACGGAGGCGATGCTGTATATTGGGAGACAACAATCAATTCATTTCTTGACGATTATAGGCCTGTTGAAGGGATAATGATTGCTCACTCGGGTCGTTCTCACGTAACACTTTTCAAGTTTGGAGAAACAGCAATGAGCCACACAAAAACTAGAATGGAAGAAGCATGGATAATTGAAGAAGTGGCTTTCAATGTCCCTGGCCTTTCTATGGACTGTTTCATTCCTCCAGCTGAGCTAAGATTTGCTTCTGTGACTGAAACCTGTGAGGAGTGA